A DNA window from Nostoc sp. KVJ3 contains the following coding sequences:
- a CDS encoding helix-turn-helix domain-containing protein, whose translation MPVKNKIKQFVDDRGITRYQFRKDTGLSATTVYALYDNPWQVPHVTAMNKICDTYRVQPSELIEWIPPEEVSDRVQKTK comes from the coding sequence ATGCCAGTTAAGAATAAAATCAAGCAGTTTGTTGATGATAGGGGCATTACCCGTTATCAGTTCAGAAAAGATACAGGGCTATCTGCAACCACAGTTTACGCTTTGTATGACAATCCCTGGCAAGTACCACACGTAACCGCGATGAACAAAATTTGTGACACTTATCGCGTTCAGCCTAGTGAGTTAATCGAGTGGATTCCACCAGAAGAAGTCAGCGATCGCGTACAAAAAACAAAATAA